A single genomic interval of Helianthus annuus cultivar XRQ/B chromosome 13, HanXRQr2.0-SUNRISE, whole genome shotgun sequence harbors:
- the LOC118479394 gene encoding FBD-associated F-box protein At5g22730-like, giving the protein MDLARDATSINEEVEEKEDRISNLPDELIRHIMSFLDMKNAVRTSALSHKWEHIWTSTHSFNLNSCEFPTVRLFAEFVKGALSHQKIPVEVSKVQLTITRAANLPVVKRVVNNVYMHNVRELNMTCLARKFYQFPECLFSSDTLKHLTLATGDQSFYLHKASCIPRVAWNFPALETLCLRSMHLGDQGYESLDLFSKCVNLRDLTLHECCMYGLKIFNICAPELSNLTIRGTAYPDVVNVVAPKLENLTASVRGTVNQVPYTYESLQLSTEGFDSLEKVNLSLSMPHLDQARFFPLLLNLFHQLRSTKYLVINLDIIEFYCAWDEEKVHNLNVKLFGQSKEYDFLLVHPSKRGEGTFGFG; this is encoded by the exons ATGGATTTGGCACGTGATGCAACAAGTATCAATGAAGAAGTAGAAGAAAAAGAAGATAGAATAAGCAATTTACCAGATGAACTTATTCGTCACATTATGTCTTTCCTTGATATGAAAAATGCTGTTCGGACCAGCGCACTGTCTCATAAATGGGAGCATATTTGGACCTCAACTCACAGTTTTAACCTTAATAGCTGTGAATTTCCTACAGTGCGTTTGTTTGCCGAATTTGTGAAGGGCGCGCTATCTCATCAAAAAATTCCTGTAGAAGTGTCTAAGGTTCAGCTCACAATCACAAGAGCAGCCAACCTCCCTGTTGTTAAACGCGTTGTAAACAATGTATATATGCATAATGTAAGGGAACTGAATATGACATGCCTTGCTAGGAAATTCTATCAGTTTCCAGAATGTCTTTTCAGTTCTGATACTCTCAAACATCTCACCCTTGCAACCGGTGACCAATCTTTCTATCTACACAAGGCCAGCTGCATACCAAGAGTTGCATGGAATTTTCCGGCTTTAGAAACTCTGTGTTTGAGGAGTATGCATTTAGGTGATCAAGGATATGAGAGCCTTGACCTTTTTTCCAAGTGTGTAAACCTAAGGGACCTCACTTTACATGAGTGTTGCATGTATGGCTTGAAGATTTTCAATATTTGTGCTCCAGAACTTTCTAATCTCACAATTAGGGGCACCGCATATCCAGATGTTGTCAATGTCGTCGCTCCTAAACTTGAGAATCTTACTGCATCTGTCAGGGGTACTGTTAATCAAGTTCCATACACATATGAATCTCTGCAGCTGTCCACGGAGGGTTTTGATTCTCTTGAGAAAGTGAACCTTTCCTTGTCAATGCCGCATTTGGATCAAGCCAGATTTTTTCCGCTGCTTCTTAATTTGTTTCACCAACTCCGCAGCACCAAATATTTGGTTATTAATTTGGATATCATTGAG TTTTATTGTGCTTGGGATGAAGAAAAAGTCCATAATTTAAACGTTAAACTGTTCGGACAAAGTAAGGAATACGATTTTCTTCTAGTCCATCCATCAAAGAGGGGCGAGGGTACTTTTGGCTTTGGGTAA